A region from the Branchiostoma lanceolatum isolate klBraLanc5 chromosome 2, klBraLanc5.hap2, whole genome shotgun sequence genome encodes:
- the LOC136428083 gene encoding battenin-like, whose protein sequence is MSNVRNWVGFFLLGAINNLPYVIINSASKTIAQSFGVQNFVGLVFGANVSLAAFVRVLNAFVLLKTPYWTRIFANGILMLLGLFGVAYAFNFQFALACIVVAGSSAAFGENVTLGYLSLFPSKLVNGWSSGTGMAGLLGAGLYIIFGCSVGTGGGKAEQLKFLNKMAFLLTTPVVLIYWVSYAKIVQRPKQPRQQAETAPAEDAEERKALLDNSINTGQEILGETYKGRVWRCLKLVLWLAVNLGLVYLFEYVARACAAKVRPRDEYNIGCPELYSALQFCYQAGVFASRSSLQIVQIRRVEILTLLQGINMVVWVADVHYKFLPVWILPAYMIFVGLMGGASYVNIFYLLLKDAQFPDEDRELCINITALFSTIGIATGCGVETALFTTVLSKD, encoded by the exons ATGTCGAACGTCAGGAACTGG GTCGGCTTTTTCCTGTTGGGAGCCATCAACAACTTACCTTATGTCATCATCAACTCAGCATCCAAAACTATAGCTCAGAG TTTTGGAGTGCAGAACTTCGTGGGACTGGTGTTTGGAGCGAATGTGTCACTAGCTGCGTTTGTTAGAG TGCTTAATGCATTTGTCCTTCTGAAGACCCCGTACTGGACCAGAATATTTGCTAATGGAATTCTCATGCTACTTG GCTTGTTTGGGGTGGCATATGCTTTCAACTTTCAATTTGCTCTGGCATGCATT GTAGTTGCTGGGAGTAGTGCTGCATTTGGAGAAAA TGTTACCCTGGGTTACCTGTCCCTGTTTCCCAGTAAGTTGGTCAATGGTTGGTCCAGTGGAACAGGCATGGCAGGGTTACTGGGTGCTGGACTCTACATCATATTTG GCTGTTCAGTTGGCACTGGTGGTGGCAAGGCAGAGCAATTGAAGTTCTTGAACAA AATGGCTTTTCTTCTGACCACGCCTGTTGTTTTGATCTACTGGGTCTCCTATGCTAAGATCGTCCAAAGACCAAAGCAGCCAAGACAACAGGCAGAAACTGCTCCTGCAGAAGATGCAGAAGAGAGGAAGGCACTTCTGGACAACT CTATAAACACAGGACAAGAAATCCTTGGGGAAACCTACAAGGGCAGGGTATGGCGCTGCCTGAAACTGGTGCTGTGGTTAGCTGTAAAC CTTGGCCTGGTGTACCTGTTTGAGTATGTAGCACGAGCCTGTGCTGCCAAAGTGCGACCCAGAGATGAGTACAACATCGGCTGCCCAGAACTGTACTCTGCACTCCAGTTCTGCTATCAG gcaGGTGTGTTTGCCTCCCGGTCATCCCTACAGATTGTCCAGATCAGAAGGGTTGAGATTCTGACCTTGCTTCAGGGAATCAACATGGTGGTGTGGGTGGCGGATGTTCAT TACAAATTCCTACCAGTCTGGATCCTCCCAGCATACATGATATTTGTGGGACTTATGGGAG GTGCCTCCTACGTGAACATTTTCTACCTCCTACTGAAAGACGCCCAGTTTCCAGACGAGGACAGAGAGTTGTGTATCAACATTACGGCACTCTTCAGCACCATAG GTATTGCCACTGGCTGTGGGGTTGAGACAGCTCTATTTACCACGGTTCTCAGTAAGGATTGA